One region of Corvus hawaiiensis isolate bCorHaw1 chromosome 12, bCorHaw1.pri.cur, whole genome shotgun sequence genomic DNA includes:
- the PABPN1L gene encoding embryonic polyadenylate-binding protein 2 isoform X2, with the protein MFGTRGSPFFLDTSEIWWQDPPSLEAELASWDMAEVASVCKAADESSNASPQEGNSTKELGVLDPELEAIKAKLREIEKEDERLKELQLEAENHLFMSSEAALFPLMTKEKVEADQRSIYVGNVDYGGTAEELESHFNSCGHINRVTILCDKFSGHPKGYAYIEFEEQSSVKAAVELDESVFRGRVIKVLPKRTNMPGISSTDRGGYRGYFPTRAGLGRWGGYYGGQQPRVRGRTYRGRARLVPWYFPY; encoded by the exons ATGTTCGGGACCCGGGGCAG TCCTTTCTTCCTGGACACTTCAGAGATCTGGTGGCAAGACCCACCGTCCCTGGAAGCGGAGCTGGCATCCTGGGACATGGCAGAGGTGGCATCTGTGTGTAAGGCAGCAGATGAGAGCTCAAATGCGAGCCCCCAAGAGGGGAACAGCACAAAGGAGCTGGGTGTTCTGGACCCG GAGCTGGAGGCCATCAAAGCCAAACTGCGGGAGATAGAGAAAGAGGATGAGAGGttgaaggagctgcagctggaagctgAGAACCACCTGTTCATGAGCTCAGAAGCAG ctctCTTCCCACTGATGACCAAGGAGAAGGTGGAGGCTGACCAGCGTTCCATCTACGTGGGCAAC GTGGATTACGGGGGCACAGCTGAAGAGCTGGAGTCTCACTTCAACAGCTGTGGGCACATCAACCGGGTCACCATCCTCTGTGACAAGTTCTCAGGCCACCCTAAAGG CTACGCCTACATCGAGTTCGAGGAGCAGAGCTCCGTGAAGGCTGCAGTGGAGCTGGACGAGAGCGTGTTCAGGGGCCGTGTCATCAAG GTGCTGCCCAAGAGGACCAACATGCCCGGCATCAGCAGCACCGACCGCGGGGGCTACCGGGGCTACTTCCCCAcgcgggcagggctgggccgCTGGGGAGGCTACTACGGGgggcagcagcccagggtgcGAGGGAGGACCTACAG gGGTCGGGCAAGGCTGGTGCCTTGGTATTTTCCATACTAG
- the PABPN1L gene encoding embryonic polyadenylate-binding protein 2 isoform X1, which produces MLDGCLLNAFLPLVLPSPFFLDTSEIWWQDPPSLEAELASWDMAEVASVCKAADESSNASPQEGNSTKELGVLDPELEAIKAKLREIEKEDERLKELQLEAENHLFMSSEAALFPLMTKEKVEADQRSIYVGNVDYGGTAEELESHFNSCGHINRVTILCDKFSGHPKGYAYIEFEEQSSVKAAVELDESVFRGRVIKVLPKRTNMPGISSTDRGGYRGYFPTRAGLGRWGGYYGGQQPRVRGRTYRGRARLVPWYFPY; this is translated from the exons ATGTTAGATGGGTGTTTGTTAAATGCCTTTTTACCCCTTGTCCTACCCAGTCCTTTCTTCCTGGACACTTCAGAGATCTGGTGGCAAGACCCACCGTCCCTGGAAGCGGAGCTGGCATCCTGGGACATGGCAGAGGTGGCATCTGTGTGTAAGGCAGCAGATGAGAGCTCAAATGCGAGCCCCCAAGAGGGGAACAGCACAAAGGAGCTGGGTGTTCTGGACCCG GAGCTGGAGGCCATCAAAGCCAAACTGCGGGAGATAGAGAAAGAGGATGAGAGGttgaaggagctgcagctggaagctgAGAACCACCTGTTCATGAGCTCAGAAGCAG ctctCTTCCCACTGATGACCAAGGAGAAGGTGGAGGCTGACCAGCGTTCCATCTACGTGGGCAAC GTGGATTACGGGGGCACAGCTGAAGAGCTGGAGTCTCACTTCAACAGCTGTGGGCACATCAACCGGGTCACCATCCTCTGTGACAAGTTCTCAGGCCACCCTAAAGG CTACGCCTACATCGAGTTCGAGGAGCAGAGCTCCGTGAAGGCTGCAGTGGAGCTGGACGAGAGCGTGTTCAGGGGCCGTGTCATCAAG GTGCTGCCCAAGAGGACCAACATGCCCGGCATCAGCAGCACCGACCGCGGGGGCTACCGGGGCTACTTCCCCAcgcgggcagggctgggccgCTGGGGAGGCTACTACGGGgggcagcagcccagggtgcGAGGGAGGACCTACAG gGGTCGGGCAAGGCTGGTGCCTTGGTATTTTCCATACTAG